A section of the Bacteroidales bacterium genome encodes:
- a CDS encoding Coenzyme F420 hydrogenase/dehydrogenase, beta subunit C-terminal domain, with protein sequence MRKPENIKDVIRYGLCNRCGSCAGLSGGKIVFSDRTGKYLPLIREPLDETTSRLVWEACSGKGFDFPKQRQSVFGDPEGHPFIGHYKKIYIGNSTDPEIRLNAASGGIISAVLIWLLGKKMINGAVVLGMSENEPWLAQPFIATTKEEILKAAQSKYIISPVNEILPEIGQFDGTLAYVGLPGQVQSVRLLLQAGHPSVRNIRYIFGPFYGNTLHFSSVISFLHSFGIKDHTQIRKLYFRYGEWPGKMRVELKDGRVFELPKFHANYLIPFHILKNSLLCTDLTNEYTDISGGDAWAPVYEDRGKGFSMVISRSEAGEEILRQMILEGRLELSPLGEQEAVEMHSHGYDLKKRGTFIRMQYRSLLGKPNPDYGYRLKGFPISRYMMELVIDALFLILGTGFSRWVAEKIPPQTIGSIFEKARKFWKKSTYKIKREKLEDQ encoded by the coding sequence GTGAGAAAGCCTGAAAATATCAAGGATGTCATCCGGTATGGCTTATGCAACCGATGTGGAAGTTGTGCTGGCCTTTCCGGAGGCAAGATCGTTTTCAGCGACCGTACAGGGAAATATCTTCCCTTAATCAGGGAACCGCTCGATGAAACGACTTCTCGTTTAGTGTGGGAAGCATGCAGCGGAAAAGGATTTGATTTCCCGAAGCAACGACAGTCAGTTTTCGGAGACCCTGAAGGTCACCCTTTCATCGGCCATTATAAGAAAATTTATATTGGCAATTCGACAGATCCTGAAATCCGCCTCAATGCGGCCAGTGGAGGTATCATTTCGGCTGTGCTGATCTGGTTGCTGGGGAAGAAAATGATCAATGGGGCAGTGGTATTGGGTATGTCGGAAAACGAGCCCTGGCTGGCACAGCCATTCATCGCCACCACTAAAGAAGAAATCCTCAAAGCAGCGCAGAGCAAGTATATTATCAGCCCGGTCAATGAAATCCTCCCCGAAATCGGGCAATTTGATGGAACCCTCGCCTATGTCGGCCTACCCGGGCAGGTTCAGTCGGTTCGGCTGCTGCTGCAGGCAGGTCACCCATCCGTCAGAAATATCCGTTATATTTTCGGTCCTTTTTATGGAAATACCCTCCATTTTTCTTCGGTTATAAGCTTTCTTCATTCTTTCGGAATCAAGGATCATACACAAATCAGGAAACTTTACTTCCGTTATGGCGAATGGCCTGGAAAAATGCGGGTGGAACTGAAAGACGGACGGGTTTTTGAATTGCCAAAATTCCATGCAAACTATCTAATTCCTTTTCATATCCTGAAAAACAGCCTCTTGTGCACAGATCTAACTAATGAATATACGGATATATCCGGAGGTGATGCATGGGCCCCGGTTTATGAAGATAGAGGGAAAGGATTTTCGATGGTCATCAGCAGGTCTGAAGCTGGAGAAGAGATCCTTCGGCAAATGATCCTTGAAGGCCGTCTGGAACTGAGTCCTTTGGGTGAGCAGGAAGCTGTCGAAATGCACTCCCACGGCTATGACCTCAAGAAAAGAGGCACTTTTATAAGGATGCAGTACCGTAGTTTGCTGGGCAAGCCTAATCCTGATTATGGTTACCGGCTTAAAGGATTCCCAATAAGCCGTTACATGATGGAGCTCGTCATTGATGCACTTTTCTTAATTTTAGGTACCGGGTTTTCGCGCTGGGTCGCAGAAAAAATCCCGCCGCAAACCATCGGCAGCATATTTGAAAAAGCAAGGAAATTCTGGAAGAAATCGACGTATAAGATAAAAAGAGAGAAGTTAGAAGACCAATGA
- a CDS encoding flippase-like domain-containing protein produces MTNRRFNWFLIIRLAGIVLFIVVLSRTDLRELWGWMKQVERNHLLLAIFFQFLLLMVKALRWYNLNETGFDLKKLKQRSGEFFEGYAMGVITPGRVGELMKAGHGGSRSGILGAGLLVIAERGMDLSIYFVIAGIAISHSVLPGVLSFWGWLILFTGTAGMFLSILILMSPALVRMTEKILKLFRVLGKSKSMEFYHRGLMNSLGFFFLSLFSNLSYFVCCYFLATGVGMDLPVISVSGGVATAGVMNTIPITVMGLGTREVTLIYIFQDFPLAQVMAFSGLVFLIAQIGGGIFSLLLGQILLWKSKSAKKS; encoded by the coding sequence ATGACCAATCGCCGCTTCAACTGGTTCCTCATCATTCGCCTGGCCGGGATAGTCCTGTTCATCGTGGTTCTATCCCGCACCGACCTGAGAGAATTATGGGGCTGGATGAAGCAGGTCGAACGGAATCACCTTTTACTCGCAATTTTTTTCCAGTTTTTACTGCTTATGGTCAAAGCTTTGCGCTGGTATAACCTGAATGAGACGGGTTTTGATCTGAAAAAACTGAAACAGCGGTCAGGCGAGTTTTTTGAGGGATATGCCATGGGTGTAATCACTCCGGGACGGGTGGGCGAACTTATGAAGGCCGGGCATGGCGGTTCCCGCTCCGGGATACTCGGCGCCGGATTACTTGTCATTGCAGAAAGAGGGATGGACCTCAGCATTTATTTCGTAATAGCCGGGATAGCCATTTCACATTCAGTTCTCCCCGGGGTTCTGTCTTTCTGGGGCTGGCTGATCCTGTTTACAGGCACTGCCGGCATGTTCCTGTCGATTCTGATCCTGATGTCTCCTGCACTCGTGAGAATGACTGAGAAGATATTGAAACTGTTCAGGGTTCTTGGAAAGTCTAAATCAATGGAATTCTACCACCGTGGCTTGATGAATTCCCTGGGCTTCTTTTTCTTGTCGCTTTTTAGCAACCTTAGCTATTTTGTCTGCTGTTATTTCCTGGCAACCGGTGTTGGAATGGATCTTCCTGTGATCTCCGTTTCCGGGGGCGTAGCTACTGCGGGTGTCATGAACACCATACCCATTACTGTGATGGGACTGGGCACCAGGGAAGTTACTCTTATTTACATCTTCCAGGATTTTCCGCTGGCACAGGTCATGGCATTTTCAGGGCTTGTTTTCCTCATCGCACAGATCGGCGGCGGTATCTTCTCTTTATTACTTGGACAGATACTTTTATGGAAGTCTAAATCAGCAAAGAAGTCCTAA
- a CDS encoding NAD-dependent epimerase/dehydratase family protein, protein MNSTEYILVTGANGYLGSYVCRELIRQGYKVIGFKWDHYASVIIDYPDIEYIRCDIREKILPQVEDIITGKEIGAIINTAALLGSSDYERNFTVNAKGVENMIDFARKSGISRFIQISSVVVLKTFKGPYGETKLIGQQLVEKSGLDFTVFIPAMILGPEGLGINRILKNVFRFPFFVPLIGQGSQTQHPIFVKDFAHYIVKSIPEKKAFGMVYQIAGDQVISFGDLIRLILKIKGEKRIFVSVPPSFARIMGRFFQKTQKVPLFTAEHVKGVMQDSNLDTALIISDMDFKPMPLESSMEYCLTRIGDNWDFYLNAREEKTVKLEI, encoded by the coding sequence ATGAACAGTACTGAATATATTCTCGTTACAGGTGCTAACGGTTACCTTGGAAGTTACGTCTGCCGTGAACTGATCCGTCAAGGATATAAGGTCATAGGGTTCAAGTGGGACCATTATGCTTCTGTTATCATTGACTACCCGGATATTGAATATATCCGTTGCGACATCAGAGAAAAAATTCTTCCTCAGGTTGAAGATATCATTACAGGAAAAGAGATCGGTGCAATTATCAATACTGCAGCTCTGCTAGGGAGTTCAGACTATGAAAGAAACTTCACGGTCAATGCAAAAGGGGTTGAAAACATGATTGATTTTGCCCGTAAATCAGGCATCAGCCGGTTTATCCAGATCAGCAGTGTGGTTGTCCTCAAGACTTTCAAAGGGCCATACGGAGAAACTAAACTTATCGGCCAGCAATTGGTGGAAAAATCCGGATTGGATTTCACGGTCTTTATCCCCGCAATGATCCTGGGACCGGAAGGCCTGGGCATCAACCGGATCCTTAAAAATGTATTTCGTTTCCCCTTTTTCGTTCCTTTGATAGGCCAGGGCTCCCAGACACAGCATCCTATTTTCGTAAAGGACTTTGCCCATTACATTGTCAAATCTATCCCTGAAAAAAAAGCCTTTGGCATGGTATACCAGATCGCCGGTGACCAGGTAATCTCCTTCGGCGACCTGATCAGGCTGATCCTGAAAATAAAAGGTGAAAAAAGGATCTTCGTCAGTGTCCCACCTTCTTTTGCCAGAATAATGGGCAGGTTCTTTCAAAAAACCCAGAAAGTCCCGTTGTTTACGGCAGAGCATGTCAAGGGCGTTATGCAGGATTCCAACCTTGATACCGCCCTGATTATCTCCGACATGGATTTTAAGCCGATGCCACTGGAATCTTCAATGGAATATTGTCTCACCCGGATTGGGGATAATTGGGATTTTTACCTGAATGCCCGCGAAGAAAAGACAGTTAAACTTGAAATTTGA